In a genomic window of Bradyrhizobium sp. LLZ17:
- the trbL gene encoding P-type conjugative transfer protein TrbL: MGSTGVIDQFLETFTRYIDSGFGLLGGEIGYLATTLAAIDLTLAGLFWSLGTDEDIIARLVKKTLFVGVFAYLIGNWNSLARIVFESFASLGLKASGTSLSSADFLRPGRIAQVGLDAGRPILDSISSLMGYVSFFENFVQIAVLLFAWIVVLLAFFILAIQLFVTLIEFKLTTLAGFVLIPLGLFGKTAFAAERVLGNVISSGVKVLVLAVIVGIGSTLFSQFTAGFGGNQPTIENAMALVLGALSLLGIGIFGPGIANGIVSGGPQLGAGSAIGAGLAAGGVMAAGAGLASAGAALAGTAAAGAANGARAFTSGAFGGGGLSGATAAGTSTAASPLRSLAARFARAGGTGNGSSSSESPPSWVRRMKRAQTISHGASAATQAVRSGEHGSSGGSVDLSQEDR, translated from the coding sequence ATGGGCAGCACCGGTGTCATCGACCAATTCCTGGAGACTTTTACCCGATATATCGACTCCGGATTTGGTCTCTTGGGCGGCGAAATCGGATATCTCGCGACCACGCTTGCCGCCATCGACCTGACGCTTGCGGGCCTGTTCTGGTCGTTGGGAACCGATGAGGACATTATTGCCCGTCTGGTCAAGAAAACCCTGTTTGTCGGTGTGTTTGCATATTTGATCGGCAATTGGAACAGCCTCGCGCGCATCGTCTTCGAAAGCTTTGCCTCTTTAGGCCTTAAGGCCTCAGGCACGAGTCTCTCATCAGCAGATTTTTTGAGGCCAGGTCGCATTGCGCAAGTTGGGCTGGATGCCGGGCGTCCAATCCTGGACTCGATCTCCTCCCTGATGGGTTACGTCAGCTTCTTCGAGAATTTTGTCCAGATCGCGGTTCTGCTGTTCGCCTGGATTGTCGTGCTGCTGGCCTTCTTCATTCTGGCAATCCAGCTCTTCGTCACTCTGATCGAGTTCAAGCTGACGACACTTGCAGGTTTCGTGCTGATCCCCTTAGGTCTGTTCGGAAAGACAGCCTTTGCGGCGGAGCGGGTCTTGGGAAACGTCATCTCTTCAGGCGTGAAGGTCTTGGTTCTCGCCGTGATCGTCGGCATTGGCTCGACGCTGTTCTCGCAGTTCACGGCCGGCTTTGGCGGCAACCAGCCCACAATCGAGAATGCGATGGCTTTGGTACTAGGCGCTCTTTCCTTATTGGGCATCGGCATCTTTGGCCCTGGTATTGCCAACGGCATCGTCTCCGGCGGGCCGCAACTCGGTGCGGGCTCAGCCATTGGTGCGGGCCTTGCGGCTGGTGGTGTGATGGCGGCCGGAGCCGGACTTGCCTCCGCCGGCGCTGCATTGGCCGGCACTGCGGCGGCTGGTGCCGCCAACGGGGCGAGAGCTTTTACGAGCGGCGCCTTTGGCGGAGGTGGACTGTCGGGTGCGACGGCGGCGGGTACCTCGACTGCAGCAAGCCCATTGCGCTCCCTCGCCGCTCGTTTTGCCAGAGCTGGTGGTACTGGCAATGGCTCATCCTCATCTGAAAGTCCACCTTCATGGGTTCGCCGCATGAAGCGCGCCCAGACGATCAGTCATGGAGCATCAGCTGCGACGCAGGCGGTTCGCTCAGGCGAGCACGGTAGCAGCGGTGGGTCGGTCGATCTTTCGCAAGAGGACCGCTGA
- the istB gene encoding IS21-like element helper ATPase IstB, translated as MLTHPTLDRLNALGLHGMAKAFADIEATGEAASLGHTEWLALLLEREASLRHDKRLATRLRYAKLRQQACVEDIDYRTPRGLDRPLFAKLVEGRWIDDHVNLLICGPAGVGKSWLASALGHKACRDNRSVLYQRVPRLFDDLALARGDGRHPRLLRGLGRVDLLILDDWGLEPLDAGARHDLLEILEDRYGQRSTIVTSQLPVDQWHLLIGDPTYADAVLDRLVHNAHRLDLTGESLRRTRQSARKT; from the coding sequence TTGCTCACCCATCCGACCCTCGACCGCCTCAACGCCCTCGGCCTCCACGGCATGGCCAAGGCCTTCGCCGACATCGAAGCCACCGGTGAGGCCGCAAGCCTCGGTCACACCGAATGGCTTGCGCTGCTGCTCGAACGTGAAGCCTCGCTGCGGCACGACAAACGGCTCGCCACTCGCCTGCGCTACGCCAAGCTGCGCCAGCAGGCGTGCGTCGAGGACATCGACTACCGCACCCCGCGCGGTCTCGACCGCCCGCTGTTCGCTAAGCTTGTCGAGGGCCGCTGGATCGACGACCACGTCAATCTCCTGATCTGCGGCCCGGCGGGCGTCGGCAAGAGTTGGCTCGCCTCGGCGCTCGGCCACAAGGCCTGTCGCGACAATCGCTCCGTGCTCTATCAGCGCGTCCCGCGCCTGTTCGATGATCTGGCGCTCGCTCGCGGCGACGGCCGCCATCCACGCCTGTTGCGCGGCCTTGGCCGTGTCGATCTGCTGATCCTCGATGATTGGGGGCTAGAGCCGCTCGATGCCGGCGCCCGTCACGACCTCCTGGAAATCCTCGAAGATCGCTACGGTCAGCGCTCCACCATCGTCACCAGCCAGCTCCCGGTGGACCAGTGGCATCTGCTCATTGGAGATCCCACCTATGCCGACGCCGTGCTCGATCGCCTCGTCCACAATGCCCATCGGCTCGACCTCACCGGTGAGAGCCTGCGCCGAACCCGGCAATCCGCCCGAAAGACCTGA
- a CDS encoding TrbC/VirB2 family protein — protein sequence MTMPSSLRRASNPAAAIMTLWLSNVPAWAAGSNMPWEQPLNQILQSVEGPVAKIIAVIIIIVTGLSLAFGDTSGGFRRLVQIVFGLSIAFAASSFFLSFFSFGGGVVI from the coding sequence ATGACCATGCCTTCATCTCTCCGCCGCGCCAGCAATCCGGCCGCGGCCATTATGACTCTCTGGCTGAGCAATGTCCCGGCTTGGGCCGCTGGCTCAAACATGCCGTGGGAGCAGCCGCTCAATCAAATTTTGCAATCGGTTGAGGGTCCCGTCGCCAAGATTATCGCCGTCATCATTATCATTGTGACCGGGTTATCGCTCGCATTTGGCGATACGTCTGGTGGCTTTCGTCGCCTGGTTCAGATCGTGTTCGGTCTGTCCATCGCCTTTGCGGCATCAAGCTTCTTTCTGTCTTTCTTCTCCTTCGGCGGCGGCGTGGTGATCTGA
- a CDS encoding TrbI/VirB10 family protein — MTDTDQGNGQSDNAARPATSEELGERLRLRAAPPQVARLSRKALAGGSAVALVFICGAAFWALQSKRSQAPAPEELYSTDHHNVADEVTTLPKDYAALPKDVPRLGPPLPGDLGRPIVAAQGPSSSSALGLDAEQQRVNQESEAARISKVFASTNVRPSPAVTSPGEAPSTASSSSDEAFAQNAQDRKLAFVNGPVDKRTTSSDRLVKPASPFVVQAGTVIPAALITGIRSDLPGQITAQVTEAVYDSPTGRARLIPQGARLIGTYDSQVAFGQSRVLLVWTRLIMPNGRSIVLERQPGADAAGYSGLEDQVDGHWKELLGAAALSTLLAVGTEVNSGADTGNTNSDLVAALRRGAGDSINQTGQQVVRRNLNIRPTLTVRPGFPVRVIVNRDLVLEPYRG, encoded by the coding sequence GTGACCGACACTGATCAGGGGAATGGACAAAGTGACAATGCTGCTCGGCCCGCGACGTCGGAAGAGTTGGGTGAACGCCTGAGGCTCCGCGCCGCGCCGCCGCAAGTTGCGCGCCTGTCCCGCAAAGCGCTTGCAGGGGGCAGCGCTGTGGCTCTTGTTTTCATCTGCGGTGCCGCGTTCTGGGCGCTGCAGAGCAAAAGATCGCAAGCGCCTGCTCCGGAAGAGCTTTACTCGACCGACCACCACAACGTCGCCGATGAAGTTACGACATTACCCAAAGACTATGCCGCGTTGCCTAAGGACGTGCCACGGCTTGGACCGCCTTTGCCGGGCGATCTTGGGCGGCCAATCGTTGCGGCCCAAGGCCCGTCCTCATCGAGTGCCCTTGGCCTTGACGCCGAACAGCAGCGGGTCAATCAGGAATCGGAGGCGGCGCGCATCAGCAAGGTCTTTGCCAGCACCAACGTCCGGCCCTCACCAGCCGTGACATCGCCGGGAGAGGCGCCTTCAACGGCGTCGAGCTCCTCCGATGAGGCCTTCGCCCAGAACGCGCAGGATCGAAAACTCGCTTTCGTCAATGGACCTGTCGATAAGCGCACAACGAGCTCCGACCGTTTGGTGAAGCCGGCCTCGCCTTTTGTCGTTCAAGCTGGCACCGTTATTCCAGCTGCCCTCATCACGGGCATCCGCTCCGATCTGCCAGGTCAGATCACGGCGCAGGTGACGGAAGCGGTGTACGATAGTCCCACAGGGCGGGCTCGCCTTATCCCGCAGGGAGCAAGGCTCATCGGCACTTACGACAGCCAGGTTGCATTCGGACAGTCGCGCGTGCTCCTGGTCTGGACGAGGCTCATCATGCCGAATGGACGATCGATCGTGCTGGAGCGCCAGCCCGGTGCCGATGCGGCGGGCTACTCCGGCCTTGAGGACCAGGTCGACGGCCATTGGAAGGAACTGTTGGGAGCGGCTGCGCTATCGACCCTCCTTGCTGTAGGCACCGAGGTGAATTCCGGCGCGGATACCGGTAACACCAATAGCGACCTCGTCGCCGCGCTTCGTCGCGGGGCAGGCGATTCGATCAATCAGACGGGCCAGCAGGTGGTCCGTCGCAATCTCAACATCCGGCCCACCTTGACCGTCCGTCCGGGATTTCCGGTGCGCGTGATTGTAAACCGCGACTTGGTGCTCGAGCCATACAGAGGATGA
- the trbF gene encoding conjugal transfer protein TrbF — translation MFKRSAVHYGRTPEPVTPYQRAAQVWDDRIGSARVQAKNWRLMAFACLFLFAGFAGALVWQSAQGTVTPWVVEVDQLGEAKTVAPANATYRPTDPQIAFHLARFVEHVRGLPLDAIVLRQDWLRAYDFVTDRGAAALNDYARTNNPFDKLGKTQVAIEVSSVIRASPESFRLAWIERRYDNGQLATTERWSAIITIIVEVPRDLDRLRKNPLGIYVNAINWSKELG, via the coding sequence ATGTTCAAACGATCGGCCGTCCACTATGGCCGCACGCCGGAACCGGTCACGCCGTATCAGCGCGCCGCGCAAGTCTGGGATGACCGCATTGGCTCAGCGCGCGTCCAGGCCAAGAACTGGCGCCTGATGGCCTTTGCCTGTCTGTTTCTCTTTGCAGGCTTTGCCGGCGCGCTGGTCTGGCAGTCGGCCCAGGGGACCGTCACGCCATGGGTCGTGGAAGTCGACCAGCTGGGTGAAGCAAAAACGGTTGCGCCCGCGAATGCCACCTATCGACCGACCGATCCGCAAATCGCGTTTCATCTGGCCCGGTTCGTCGAGCATGTACGCGGCCTGCCGCTGGACGCCATTGTGCTGCGACAGGACTGGCTGCGCGCCTACGATTTTGTCACCGACCGCGGCGCTGCCGCGCTCAATGACTATGCCCGCACCAACAATCCCTTCGACAAGCTTGGAAAAACACAAGTTGCCATCGAGGTCTCAAGCGTCATCAGGGCCTCACCCGAGAGTTTTCGCTTGGCCTGGATCGAGCGCCGGTATGACAACGGTCAGCTTGCCACAACTGAGCGGTGGAGCGCGATCATCACTATCATCGTGGAAGTGCCGCGCGACCTCGATCGCCTGCGGAAGAACCCCCTCGGCATCTATGTCAACGCAATCAATTGGTCGAAGGAGCTCGGCTAG
- a CDS encoding LysR family transcriptional regulator → MHNFFRSTPSTQAYKAIELRHLRSAVAAADCGSFRGAAELVRSQQSSLSRRIAELEHHLGIALFERHSGGVRPTRAGCNVLRLARTILEEFDALIAIARSADNSESGRLSVGFCPLLSPGSLQRCGFRRSRPGVPI, encoded by the coding sequence ATGCACAATTTCTTTCGATCAACACCTTCTACTCAGGCCTACAAAGCGATTGAACTGAGACACCTGAGATCGGCCGTCGCCGCGGCCGATTGTGGCAGCTTTCGTGGAGCCGCGGAGTTAGTGAGGTCGCAGCAGTCGAGCCTCAGCCGGAGAATTGCCGAGCTAGAACACCACTTGGGTATTGCTCTTTTTGAGCGGCATAGCGGAGGTGTCCGCCCAACGCGGGCCGGCTGCAACGTTCTTCGGCTGGCGAGAACTATTCTGGAAGAATTCGACGCACTCATCGCCATTGCGAGATCCGCTGACAACAGCGAAAGCGGACGGCTGAGTGTTGGCTTCTGCCCTTTGCTTTCGCCAGGCAGTCTGCAACGCTGCGGATTCCGACGAAGTCGCCCAGGCGTACCGATATGA
- a CDS encoding DUF2274 domain-containing protein: MPKLKLGAIEDDKPVKVTHELPASIHRDLVAYADILAKETEQPVGDPAKLIAPMLARFMAADRNFRKARRARQRPSGGEG, from the coding sequence ATGCCGAAATTGAAGCTCGGAGCAATCGAAGATGACAAGCCGGTTAAGGTCACGCATGAACTGCCGGCGAGCATCCACCGGGATCTCGTGGCCTACGCCGATATCCTCGCAAAAGAGACAGAACAACCGGTCGGGGATCCTGCCAAGCTGATCGCACCCATGTTGGCGCGGTTCATGGCAGCCGACAGAAACTTCCGGAAGGCTCGAAGGGCACGTCAGCGGCCGAGCGGAGGTGAGGGATAG
- a CDS encoding LuxR family transcriptional regulator — protein MDRVFQKFAERLTESSHPDEAQQSMADVTAALSLSWFAYLALPSRPGGLPNLISTYPSSWTALYLQRGYDSVDPVVRRAIRQPKPFRWGLGIEEQNRSDSERTLFEEAAEFGIRCGFTFPIHDGRGAIAALSFATDERRTVFDRSLLKHAHSLRLIAWFFHAHAKRFWTIDRMVGGVVLSPREYECLEWSARGKSAGEIGIILGIAERTAGFHLDNARAKLGVSSLRQAIVLLTESKSRK, from the coding sequence ATGGATCGGGTTTTTCAGAAGTTTGCTGAGCGATTGACCGAAAGCTCACACCCAGATGAAGCTCAGCAGAGCATGGCCGATGTCACTGCTGCGCTCAGTTTGTCTTGGTTCGCATATCTTGCACTACCGAGTAGGCCCGGCGGCCTCCCGAACCTAATCTCGACATATCCATCTTCCTGGACCGCTCTTTATCTGCAGCGTGGGTACGACTCCGTCGATCCGGTGGTACGCCGGGCGATCCGCCAGCCTAAACCGTTCCGGTGGGGCCTTGGAATCGAAGAGCAAAATCGGTCGGATTCAGAACGCACGTTGTTCGAAGAGGCTGCCGAATTCGGGATTCGCTGCGGATTTACATTCCCGATCCACGATGGCCGGGGCGCCATCGCCGCTTTGAGCTTTGCGACGGACGAGCGTCGAACCGTTTTCGATCGCTCGTTACTCAAGCACGCACACAGCCTGCGGCTCATCGCATGGTTCTTCCATGCACACGCGAAGCGGTTTTGGACGATTGATCGCATGGTCGGCGGGGTGGTGCTGTCTCCTCGCGAGTACGAATGTCTCGAATGGTCCGCGCGCGGCAAATCTGCCGGAGAGATCGGGATCATTCTTGGCATCGCCGAGCGAACGGCGGGATTTCACCTGGACAACGCCCGTGCGAAGCTCGGGGTCAGCTCGCTTCGTCAAGCCATCGTGCTGCTAACCGAATCAAAATCTCGAAAATAA
- the trbG gene encoding P-type conjugative transfer protein TrbG gives MLSDLVFVIEKVRASLALALLVSVSALGGCTVFRPPQISYDSEAPPLPDLPALTEDRPRPLHVPPAWRPAQGGKNAEAKEPIERIETANDAARVQPRKAGYFNAVQVFSFSPGALYQIYAAPGQITDIALQPGEQLIGSGPVAAGDTVRWVVGDTESGSGDTRRVHIMVKPTRPTIETNLVVNTDRRTYLIELRSREKPYMPSVAWFYPEDRGSRSKTLPPTPMIPDLTQRRYRYSIEGDSPPWRPVNAYDDGRKVYIEFSAGIAQGEMPPLFVIGTDGDTELVNYRAFGNVLIVDRLFSGAELKLGGEHQQKVRIVRTDGRSS, from the coding sequence ATGCTGTCAGATCTTGTATTTGTAATAGAGAAAGTCCGGGCAAGCCTGGCGCTCGCTCTTCTGGTCTCTGTGTCTGCCCTCGGCGGCTGCACCGTCTTCAGGCCTCCACAGATCAGCTATGATAGCGAGGCCCCGCCGCTGCCAGACCTGCCGGCGCTTACCGAGGATCGTCCGCGACCGCTGCATGTTCCGCCCGCGTGGCGGCCAGCACAAGGCGGAAAAAATGCGGAGGCCAAAGAGCCCATCGAGCGGATCGAAACAGCAAACGATGCCGCACGGGTGCAGCCCCGAAAGGCCGGCTACTTCAATGCTGTGCAGGTGTTTTCCTTCAGTCCGGGCGCGCTTTACCAGATCTACGCCGCGCCCGGGCAGATCACTGATATTGCGCTGCAGCCCGGCGAGCAGCTGATCGGCTCGGGGCCGGTTGCCGCCGGAGATACCGTGCGCTGGGTCGTTGGCGACACCGAGAGCGGCAGCGGCGATACGCGCCGTGTGCATATCATGGTGAAACCGACCCGTCCTACGATCGAGACCAACCTCGTGGTCAACACCGACAGGCGCACCTACCTGATCGAGCTTCGCTCCCGCGAGAAGCCCTACATGCCATCGGTCGCGTGGTTTTATCCCGAGGACAGAGGTTCGCGTAGCAAAACTCTGCCGCCCACTCCCATGATTCCGGATCTGACACAGCGTCGGTACCGTTACAGCATCGAAGGAGACAGTCCGCCGTGGCGTCCCGTCAATGCCTATGATGACGGCCGCAAGGTCTATATCGAATTCTCCGCCGGAATAGCGCAAGGCGAAATGCCGCCACTCTTTGTCATCGGGACTGACGGCGACACCGAACTCGTGAACTATCGCGCTTTCGGAAACGTGCTGATCGTCGACCGTCTCTTCTCAGGCGCCGAACTGAAATTGGGCGGGGAACACCAGCAGAAGGTCCGGATTGTGCGAACTGACGGGAGGTCCTCGTGA
- a CDS encoding LysR family substrate-binding domain-containing protein — MGDIDRNPQQRSLLEFKRAVPQIELVTVERSRTRLAAALRNGGLDVVIVTGKLPLLDNKSISLWSERVLVALPHDHPLAPHDTIYWTDLRGETVLLSHDDPGSELENLLISKLVSPEDRPKIERHDVSRGMIKGLISTNTGVSLVLESEMGINYAGLIYRELRDGAGPSRFEFSAYWRADNENPALAAFLKLLSERYPSPPLGR, encoded by the coding sequence CTGGGCGACATCGATCGGAATCCGCAGCAACGCTCGCTACTCGAGTTCAAACGGGCAGTCCCGCAGATCGAACTTGTCACAGTCGAGCGATCACGCACTCGCCTGGCGGCGGCACTTCGCAACGGCGGTCTCGATGTCGTGATCGTCACAGGGAAGCTGCCGTTACTCGACAACAAGTCAATATCGTTATGGAGCGAGCGTGTTCTGGTCGCCTTACCCCATGATCATCCCCTCGCCCCGCACGACACCATCTACTGGACGGACCTGCGCGGCGAGACGGTGCTGCTGAGCCATGACGATCCCGGAAGCGAGCTAGAAAACCTGTTGATTTCCAAGCTCGTGTCGCCCGAGGATCGTCCTAAAATCGAGCGCCATGACGTTAGCCGCGGAATGATCAAGGGGCTGATCAGCACGAACACAGGAGTCAGTCTTGTGCTAGAATCTGAGATGGGCATCAACTATGCTGGCCTCATCTACCGCGAGCTGCGTGACGGCGCCGGTCCGAGCCGCTTCGAGTTTTCGGCATACTGGCGAGCCGACAATGAAAATCCTGCTCTGGCCGCCTTCCTGAAGTTGCTCTCCGAACGCTATCCCTCACCTCCGCTCGGCCGCTGA
- the trbJ gene encoding P-type conjugative transfer protein TrbJ: MSRFGLLLAASLIAIAVSEAPRQASAQWIVFDPNNYAQNLLTAARELQQINNQITSLQNEAQMLANQAKNLAKLPYSSLQQLEQSIQRTQQLLAQAQRIGYQVQQIDSAFSTTYAPSSTSMSDQMLIGNAQARWQNSVAGFQDAMRVQATVVGNLDTNRTQLSALVTASQGATGALQASQAGNQLIAIQAQQLADLTAAVAAQGRSQTLESAQRAAAQDQGREQLRRFLRRGQAYQPTTVQMFH, from the coding sequence ATGAGTCGGTTCGGTCTCCTGCTGGCGGCGAGCTTGATCGCCATTGCTGTTTCGGAGGCGCCTCGGCAAGCCAGCGCGCAGTGGATCGTGTTTGATCCGAATAATTATGCACAGAACTTGCTGACCGCCGCGCGCGAATTGCAGCAGATCAACAACCAGATCACTTCGCTCCAGAACGAGGCGCAGATGCTGGCCAATCAGGCCAAGAATCTCGCAAAACTGCCATACTCGTCCTTGCAGCAGCTCGAGCAATCGATTCAGCGCACCCAGCAGCTTCTCGCTCAGGCGCAGAGAATTGGCTACCAGGTCCAGCAAATCGACAGCGCATTCTCAACCACGTACGCCCCGTCATCGACGAGCATGTCCGACCAGATGCTGATCGGTAACGCCCAAGCGCGCTGGCAAAATTCGGTGGCCGGTTTCCAAGACGCCATGCGGGTTCAGGCCACCGTTGTTGGCAATCTCGACACCAACCGCACGCAATTGTCGGCGCTCGTGACCGCCAGCCAGGGTGCGACAGGCGCGTTGCAGGCAAGCCAGGCCGGCAATCAGCTGATCGCAATTCAGGCGCAGCAGCTTGCCGATCTGACGGCCGCCGTCGCAGCCCAAGGGCGCTCGCAAACTCTTGAGTCGGCCCAACGCGCTGCGGCCCAGGATCAGGGCAGGGAGCAGCTCCGGCGCTTCCTTCGCCGAGGCCAAGCCTATCAACCCACAACCGTGCAGATGTTCCACTAA
- a CDS encoding acyl-homoserine-lactone synthase: MIQLITPEYYGEFVHELAEIHRLRYRVFKQRLDWSVETSGDMEIDEFDVLRPVHLLNRSTAGHIQGCVRLLPSTGSTMLRDTFPILLEGQPAPRSRQVWESSRFALDIPPDAPKASGGFAAATFELFAGMIEFGLSIELTEIVTVTDARMERILRRAGWPLRPIGKARPLGNTIAIAGYLEVSIGALERIRKLGRIAGPVLWAPVIRAAA; this comes from the coding sequence ATGATTCAGCTTATCACCCCCGAGTACTACGGCGAGTTCGTTCACGAGCTCGCCGAGATACACCGGCTGCGCTATCGCGTCTTCAAACAGCGCCTTGACTGGAGCGTCGAAACCAGCGGCGACATGGAGATCGATGAGTTTGATGTCCTTCGACCGGTACACCTCCTGAACCGCTCGACCGCGGGACACATTCAGGGTTGCGTGCGCCTTCTGCCCTCGACCGGCTCAACGATGCTGAGAGACACCTTCCCCATTCTTCTCGAGGGGCAACCGGCGCCACGAAGCCGTCAGGTCTGGGAGAGCAGCCGATTTGCGCTCGATATTCCTCCGGACGCGCCGAAAGCGAGTGGCGGATTTGCTGCCGCCACTTTCGAGCTGTTTGCGGGCATGATTGAGTTCGGCCTTTCCATCGAACTGACCGAAATCGTCACTGTCACCGACGCGAGGATGGAACGCATTCTTCGGCGCGCAGGCTGGCCCCTCCGCCCGATCGGGAAAGCTCGTCCTCTCGGAAATACCATAGCGATAGCAGGATACCTAGAGGTGTCGATCGGGGCTTTGGAGCGTATCCGCAAGTTGGGGCGCATCGCAGGTCCGGTGCTCTGGGCTCCAGTGATCCGAGCGGCCGCTTAG
- the trbK-alt gene encoding putative entry exclusion protein TrbK-alt, whose protein sequence is MASRFERLPGAIALALAVLVVAACAIQLRGNETETAQSHASLDDVENPVAAKLERCRAVTYEQRDAILECQKIWAEQRLQFLNQKDGFSPRSDSEPPSAGPSSSVPPKDNSRLPSGYPTVPTQSE, encoded by the coding sequence ATGGCAAGTAGATTTGAACGGCTGCCTGGCGCGATCGCCTTGGCGCTCGCTGTCCTCGTCGTTGCCGCCTGCGCAATCCAGCTCCGTGGCAACGAAACCGAAACAGCTCAGTCGCATGCCTCGCTAGATGACGTTGAAAATCCTGTGGCGGCGAAGCTTGAGCGTTGCCGCGCCGTCACCTACGAGCAGCGGGACGCTATTCTTGAATGCCAGAAGATCTGGGCCGAGCAGCGCCTGCAATTCCTCAATCAAAAGGATGGGTTTTCGCCACGTTCGGATAGTGAGCCGCCTAGCGCTGGGCCGTCATCATCCGTGCCGCCAAAGGACAATAGCCGCCTGCCTTCCGGCTACCCCACCGTTCCTACGCAAAGTGAGTAA
- the istA gene encoding IS21 family transposase, giving the protein MRRVRDVIRMKAAGLPSREIARRVGAAPSTVRLALRRFEAAGLSWPLPDDVTDTVLELRLFAKTGNGNRQGHRRIAEPDWATVHRELKRKHVTLSILWEEYIAAEPGGYRYSRFCELYRAWEGRLSVTMRQAHAAGDKLFVDYAGDGVPVVVDRLTGERRTAQIFVAVLGASSFTYAQATWTQGLADWISAHVGAFAAIGGIPALLVPDNTKVAVIKASLYDPQINRTYAEMAAHYGTAILPARPRKPRDKAKVEQAVLIVERWLLGRLRHRTFYSLAEVNAAIGELLTRLNEERPIRRLGVTRRRLLEEVDRPALKPLPASPYVLAEWRIRRVSLDYHVEVEKHYYSVPHRFARAEVEVRFTARTVEIFHKGERIAAHQRMSGNHKHTTVPEHMASSHRRYAGWTIARIRQDAAAIGPATSALCDVILDERSHPEQGFRACLGILRLAASYGRERLDAAAARAIDIGARTYGSVKSILANNLDRRSAHQRSADDAPILHANIRGPRYYN; this is encoded by the coding sequence ATGCGCCGTGTGCGCGATGTGATCAGAATGAAGGCGGCCGGGTTGCCGAGCCGCGAGATTGCGCGACGGGTGGGCGCGGCGCCCTCGACGGTGCGGCTGGCGCTCCGGCGGTTCGAGGCCGCGGGCTTGAGCTGGCCGTTGCCAGACGACGTCACCGACACGGTTCTGGAACTTCGCCTGTTCGCGAAGACCGGCAATGGCAACCGTCAGGGTCACCGCCGCATTGCCGAGCCCGACTGGGCGACCGTGCACCGCGAGCTCAAACGCAAGCACGTGACGCTGTCGATTCTGTGGGAGGAATATATCGCCGCGGAGCCTGGCGGATACCGGTACTCGCGTTTCTGTGAGCTCTACCGCGCCTGGGAAGGCCGTCTGTCGGTGACGATGCGCCAGGCCCATGCGGCCGGCGACAAGTTGTTCGTCGACTATGCCGGCGATGGGGTGCCGGTGGTGGTCGACCGCCTGACCGGTGAGCGCAGAACGGCGCAGATCTTCGTCGCCGTGCTCGGCGCATCGAGCTTCACCTACGCGCAGGCGACGTGGACGCAGGGGCTCGCCGACTGGATCAGCGCCCATGTTGGCGCCTTCGCGGCGATCGGCGGCATACCGGCGCTGCTGGTGCCCGACAACACCAAGGTCGCGGTCATTAAGGCGAGCCTGTACGACCCGCAGATCAATCGTACCTACGCGGAGATGGCGGCGCATTACGGCACTGCCATCTTGCCGGCGCGGCCGCGCAAGCCGCGCGACAAGGCCAAGGTCGAGCAGGCCGTCCTGATCGTCGAGCGCTGGCTGCTCGGCCGCCTGCGCCATCGCACCTTCTACAGCCTGGCCGAGGTCAATGCGGCGATCGGCGAACTGCTCACGAGGCTGAACGAGGAACGGCCGATCCGGCGGCTCGGCGTGACACGCCGCCGGTTGCTCGAGGAGGTCGACCGGCCGGCGCTCAAGCCATTGCCGGCGTCCCCCTACGTCCTGGCCGAGTGGCGGATCCGCCGCGTCAGTCTCGATTACCACGTCGAGGTGGAGAAGCATTACTACAGCGTTCCGCATCGCTTCGCCCGCGCCGAGGTCGAGGTGCGGTTCACGGCCCGTACCGTCGAGATCTTCCACAAGGGCGAGCGGATCGCCGCGCATCAGCGCATGAGCGGCAATCACAAACACACCACCGTGCCGGAGCACATGGCCTCCAGCCATCGGCGCTACGCCGGCTGGACCATCGCACGTATTCGCCAGGACGCCGCCGCGATCGGGCCGGCGACCAGCGCGTTGTGCGACGTCATTCTCGACGAGCGCTCGCACCCCGAGCAAGGCTTCCGCGCCTGTCTCGGCATCCTCAGGCTCGCCGCCTCCTATGGGCGCGAACGGCTGGACGCCGCGGCTGCGCGGGCAATCGACATCGGCGCGCGCACCTATGGCTCGGTCAAGTCGATCCTCGCCAACAATCTCGATCGGCGTTCTGCTCACCAGCGTTCCGCGGACGATGCGCCGATCCTGCATGCCAACATCCGCGGACCGCGCTACTACAATTAG